One part of the Lycium ferocissimum isolate CSIRO_LF1 chromosome 8, AGI_CSIRO_Lferr_CH_V1, whole genome shotgun sequence genome encodes these proteins:
- the LOC132066987 gene encoding LOB domain-containing protein 1-like has protein sequence MECSNHKTTTTISSMTSSSSFSNTLSATTTNGLSPINSILSTPPNSPPPVILSPCAACKILRRRCVEKCVLAPYFPPTEPLKFTIAHRVFGASNIIKMLQELPEEQRADAVNSMVYEANARIRDPVYGCAGAICQLQKQISELQAEFAKAQAEILNLKCQNSNLLALVCMEVSEYQENSSSNNLLSSDHINDYGNNTSMFLEDNSVYAAWEPLWT, from the exons ATGGAATGCAGTAATCACAAAACCACCACTACAATTTCTTCAATgacttcatcatcttcattttctAATACTTTATCTGCCACTACAACAAATGGATTATCTCCCATAAACAGCATATTATCAACTCCTCCTAATTCACCACCGCCAGTTATTCTTTCTCCCTGTGCTGCCTGTAAAATCTTGCGTAGGAGATGTGTTGAGAAATGTGTGTTGGCACCTTATTTTCCTCCTACTGAACCCCTTAAGTTCACGATTGCTCATAGAGTCTTTGGTGCTAGTAACATCATCAAAATGTTGCAG gAGCTTCCGGAGGAACAAAGAGCAGATGCAGTGAACAGTATGGTGTATGAGGCAAATGCGAGAATAAGAGATCCAGTTTATGGCTGTGCTGGTGCTATTTGCCAATTGCAAAAGCAAATAAGTGAGCTTCAAGCAGAATTTGCAAAGGCACAAGCAGAAATCTTGAATTTGAAATGCCAAAATTCTAATTTACTGGCCTTAGTTTGCATGGAAGTATCAGAGTATCAAGAAAATAGCAGCAGCAACAACTTATTATCTTCAGATCATATTAATGACTATGGAAATAATACCAGCATGTTTTTGGAAGATAACAGTGTATATGCAGCTTGGGAACCACTTTGGACATGA
- the LOC132068552 gene encoding uncharacterized protein LOC132068552 — MGGKGKKRREKNYRAAHGGPTRLPPPPTPSSIDAVPSKLRQLMAFSGDGKGSHDNAERKKGDGGDSANGKRIHSEDRVQAKNAGNRSKDDKNSLSGVEVAELNAHQKRNKKRKRKEVKDLRFDTAELGITSSKRKERKKQRLAEMKKKHKKGNADENMDFPGREEIKFGEVVEAPPKLVVPKAFKNNVHDASKERLRLQAVEAYRQRKGWTSRLGIQITPPVTGSPLV; from the exons ATGGGAGggaaagggaagaaaagaagagagaaaaattaCAGAGCAGCCCATGGTGGCCCCACTAGACtaccacccccacccaccccctccTCCATTGATGCAGTGCCCTCTAAACTTCGTCAACTTATGGCTTTTTCAG GGGATGGGAAAGGTTCACACGATAATGCAGAAAGGAAGAAAGGAGATGGTGGTGACAGTGCTAATGGGAAG AGAATACATTCAGAAGATCGAGTTCAAGCTAAAAATGCGGGTAACAGAAGCAAAGATGACAAAAACAGTTTGAGTGGTGTTGAAGTAGCAGAACTTAATGCACATCAGAAgagaaacaaaaagagaaaaagaaaggaagtgaaggACCTTCGGTTTGATACGGCTGAGCTGGGCATTACTAGTTCAAAGAGAAAGGAGCGAAAGAAACA GCGTTTGgcagaaatgaagaagaaacacAAAAAGGGCAATGCCGATGAAAATATGGATTTTCCTGGCCgtgaagaaataaaatttggtgAAGTCGTTGAAGCTCCACCTAAGTTGGTTGTTCCAAAG GCATTCAAGAATAATGTACATGATGCTTCGAAAGAAAGACTTCGATTGCAAGCAGTTGAGGCCTATAGGCAGCGGAAAGGATGGACATCAAGACTCGGGATTCAGATTACTCCACCAGTAACAGGGTCGCCATTGGTATAG
- the LOC132066393 gene encoding putative disease resistance RPP13-like protein 1: MVWWEAVLSPALQILFDKLASGEILNILKVWNVSKLSLDKLKISYFINTAVLDDAEEKQYLNPAVETWIDMLRDAVFEAEDTLDELATEALRCKLELNPQIFSQQVRSSWNFIGMKSRIEELITRLEYIAKQKDILGLESNKKSCYGKMYRAPSTPLLLGSHVYGRYTEKEELIKLLVSDCDHDTNRVAPFCVIPLIGMGGIGKTTLAQIVYNDKRICEAFDVKAWAWVSDDFNVTSITRSLLESATAKPFDTNSLEIIQNGLKHLFSKKRFLIVLDDIWTESWDDWNELLIPFFEGDQTSKIIVTTRNEGVASITGTLAPYRLQEMPHDACWSLFLHHAFGVRGLHMHTSLKDIGKEIVKRCKGLPLAIKTLGGMLALKLDVAYWTQVLNSDLWDLPSKKYSVLPSLRLSYHHLPPNLKRCFAYCSIFPKGYEFNKKDLVLLWMAEGFVQPVTQITMEEISLCDA, encoded by the exons ATGGTTTGGTGGGAAGCAGTGTTATCTCCAGCTCTGCAGATTCTTTTTGACAAATTAGCTTCAGGGGAAATCCTGAACATACTTAAAGTATGGAATGTTAGTAAACTGTCACTTGACAAACTCAAGATTTCTTACTTCATCAATACAGCTGTGCTTGATGATGCAGAAGAGAAACAGTACCTGAATCCAGCAGTTGAGACATGGATCGACATGCTCAGAGACGCTGTGTTTGAAGCTGAGGACACTCTTGATGAACTGGCTACTGAAGCCTTGAGATGCAAACTAGAACTGAATCCTCAGATATTTTCTCAGCAGGTGCGTAGTAGTTGGAACTTTATTGGTATGAAATCAAGAATAGAAGAGCTTATAACTAGACTAGAATACATTGCAAAACAAAAAGATATTCTTGGTTTAGAAAGTAACAAAAAGTCTTGCTATGGAAAGATGTACAGGGCTCCAAGTACTCCATTGTTACTTGGATCCCATGTTTATGGAAGGTATACTGAAAAAGAGGAACTAATTAAGTTGTTAGTTTCTGATTGTGATCATGATACAAATAGAGTTGCTCCCTTTTGTGTAATTCCTCTTATTGGTATGGGAGGGATTGGAAAGACAACTCTTGCTCAGATTGTCTATAATGACAAGAGAATTTGTGAGGCGTTTGACGTAAAAGCTTGGGCTTGGGTATCTGATGATTTCAATGTAACAAGTATAACCAGGTCACTGCTTGAATCTGCCACTGCCAAACCCTTTGACACAAATAGCTTGGAAATTATTCAGAATGGTCTGAAGCATCTGTTCAGCAAAAAGAGATTCTTGATTGTCTTGGATGATATATGGACTGAGAGCTGGGATGACTGGAATGAGCTGTTGATCCCTTTTTTCGAGGGGGATCAAACAAGTAAAATAATTGTGACAACACGAAATGAAGGGGTTGCATCAATCACTGGAACGCTTGCACCTTACCGTCTACAGGAAATGCCACATGATGCTTGTTGGTCTTTGTTCTTGCATCATGCTTTTGGTGTTCGAGGCTTGCACATGCATACGAGTTTGAAAGATATTGGAAAAGAGATCGTGAAGAGGTGTAAAGGCTTGCCTTTAGCTATCAAGACACTAGGAGGTATGTTGGCCTTGAAATTGGACGTTGCTTACTGGACTCAAGTCTTGAATAGTGATTTGTGGGATTTGCCTTCCAAGAAATATTCTGTTCTACCATCTTTAAGATTAAGCTACCATCATCTTCCACCAAATTTAAAGAGATGCTTTGCATACTGTTCAATATTCCCGAAAGGGTATGAGTTCAACAAGAAAGATCTAGTCTTGCTGTGGATGGCAGAAGGATTTGTGCAGCCAGTTACACAGATAACTATGGAGGAA ATCTCTCTTTGTGATGCATGA
- the LOC132068553 gene encoding putative disease resistance protein At3g14460, whose protein sequence is MTWHLVFPGKHVFSWRTIGKADCTRIARRLAIFHAFVVTSKYDVFRKFEMLSDMKHLRTFLPLAPLQGAEFCYLTKKVLSDILPKLSCLRVLSLSYYCITEIPESIGCLKHLRFINFSYTEIKCLPQSFSNLYNLQTLLLHNCDYLIELPADMGKLLNLRYLDVSGSGIRKIPLGLDKLVCLRTLPEFVVGSNISSITTLPEFTVGTNSSGISDQEDKGSGIGALRNLLHLEGSLSILNLENVDDVWDAHRASLITKKHLTELLLQWSNGFEDSEKARMATDVLELLRPHRNIEKVTINGYSGTQLPTWIGNHSFYKLVSLSLSDCRGCRILPSLGQLPSLKNLMVKGLSEIKSIGDEFFGHNSTTLTPFASLETLTFTEMLEWEDWLFDCDGDMEAFSNLLELHLEECPKLRGKLPDVLPCLVKLVIYECQQLDSSLPRLPQLHELELRRCNIRLISSPCEVTKLASLQLYNISNEYLPESFLQNLTTVERLIISDCCELVHLSRNKNELQYLTSLRRLVIRNCDLLGSLFEEGQKLPHGLEYVELDSCHNLLKLPSLLHTLASLEEVLITDCPRLESFAGKIFPSNLKGLAIQGCSLESLPESMMNRISSLKYLSVYGCLMLTSFPRDSELLPTTFQQLTIEKCPNLEFLPEGMMHSSNTSLQVLEIFDCSSISSFPGGQLPKTLKTLTVWNCFNLEALPDIRTETMLLESLRVGNCTNLKHLPHGLHKLLNLNYLEVDGCHGIEFFPQGGLPQNLTKVLILDSENLKFLPKWMKNLTSLEELQLSNCPSITSFPEGGLPTNLVSLDVKDCKNLMPMSEWGLHRLASLRRLTIHGISSNLSTFPEWLLPSTLETLDVVQLSNLESLSPWMQNLTSLENLKVKDCRKVLSLPKEGVPPMLSYLEISGCPLLEQNCEWSKIDHIPCIVM, encoded by the coding sequence ATGACCTGGCACTTAGTGTTTCCAGGAAAACATGTATTCAGCTGGAGGACAATTGGAAAAGCAGATTGTACCAGAATTGCGAGAAGGCTCGCTATTTTTCATGCATTCGTAGTAACTAGTAAATATGATGTCTTCAGAAAATTTGAAATGCTCAGTGATATGAAGCATCTACGCACGTTCTTACCATTAGCACCATTACAAGGAGCTGAATTTTGCTATTTAACAAAGAAAGTACTGTCAGATATTTTGCCTAAGTTAAGCTGCCTTCGGGTGTTATCTCTGAGCTATTATTGTATCACTGAGATTCCGGAATCCATTGGATGTTTGAAGCATCTTCGCTTCATCAATTTTTCATACACAGAAATTAAATGCCTTCCACAGTCGTTCAGTAATCTTTACAATCTACAAACCTTGCTCCTACACAATTGTGACTATCTCATTGAGTTGCCTGCTGACATGGGGAAACTGCTCAATCTACGCTACCTTGATGTTAGTGGAAGTGGTATACGAAAGATTCCTCTGGGACTAGATAAATTGGTGTGCCTCAGGACATTACCAGAGTTTGTAGTGGGTAGTAATATTTCTAGTATCACGACATTACCAGAGTTTACAGTGGGTACTAATAGTTCTGGTATATCCGATCAAGAAGATAAAGGTTCTGGTATAGGTGCATTGAGAAACTTGTTGCACCTTGAGGGTTCACTTTCaatattgaatttggaaaatgtGGATGATGTTTGGGATGCACACAGAGCTAGCTTGATAACTAAGAAACACCTTACTGAGTTATTGCTGCAATGGAGCAACGGTTTTGAGGACTCGGAGAAGGCTAGAATGGCAACTGATGTTCTTGAGTTGTTACGACCCCATCGAAATATAGAGAAGGTTACCATCAATGGCTATAGTGGTACACAACTTCCAACTTGGATCGGGAATCATTCATTCTATAAGCTGGTTTCTTTGAGTTTAAGCGATTGCAGAGGCTGCCGGATTCTACCATCACTAGGTCAGCTTCCTTCACTCAAAAATCTCATGGTTAAGGGACTTAGTGAGATAAAAAGCATCGGTGATGAGTTTTTTGGCCATAATTCAACCACATTGACCCCTTTTGCATCGTTAGAGACTCTAACCTTTACAGAAATGCTGGAATGGGAAGATTGGTTGTTTGATTGTGATGGAGATATGGAAGCATTCTCTAACCTCTTGGAGCTCCACTTGGAGGAGTGTCCTAAACTGCGAGGCAAATTACCTGACGTCCTTCCTTGCCTTGTTAAGCTTGTGATTTATGAGTGTCAACAATTGGATTCTTCTCTTCCGCGACTTCCACAACTTCATGAGTTGGAGCTAAGGAGATGTAACATTAGGTTGATTAGCAGCCCATGTGAGGTGACGAAACTCGCTTCTTTGCAACTGTATAATATTTCCAATGAATATCTACCAGAAAGTTTCCTGCAAAACTTGACCACTGTTGAGAGATTGATTATCAGTGATTGTTGTGAGCTTGTGCATTTATCGAGGAACAAGAATGAATTGCAGTACTTAACATCTCTTCGACGGCTGGTAATCAGGAACTGTGACTTACTTGGGTCCCTTTTTGAGGAAGGGCAGAAGTTGCCTCACGGATTGGAATATGTAGAACTGGATAGTTGTCATAATCTGCTGAAGTTGCCATCTTTACTTCATACTTTAGCGTCCCTCGAAGAAGTTCTAATCACAGATTGCCCAAGGCTGGAATCTTTTGCAGGAAAGATATTTCCTTCTAACTTAAAAGGCCTTGCCATTCAAGGATGCAGTTTGGAGTCTTTACCTGAATCTATGATGAACAGGATCTCATCTCTCAAGTACTTGTCCGTCTATGGGTGTTTAATGCTAACTTCTTTTCCAAGAGATAGTGAGTTGCTTCCAACCACATTTCAGCAGCTGACAATTGAGAAATGCCCGAATCTGGAGTTTCTTCCTGAAGGGATGATGCATAGCAGCAACACATCTCTTCAAGTACTGGAGATTTTCGATTGCTCTTCTATCTCATCATTCCCGGGAGGCCAACTGCCAAAAACTTTGAAAACGCTCACAGTTTGGAACTGCTTCAATCTCGAGGCATTACCTGATATCAGAACCGAAACAATGCTTCTTGAATCTTTAAGGGTTGGGAATTGTACAAATCTCAAGCACTTGCCTCATGGCTTGCACAAGCTGTTGAATCTTAATTACTTGGAAGTTGATGGTTGCCATGGTATCGAATTCTTTCCCCAAGGAGGCCTTCCACAAAACCTTACAAAAGTACTAATCCTCGACAGTGAGAATCTGAAGTTCCTTCCGAAGTGGATGAAGAACCTCACATCTCTTGAAGAGCTTCAGCTATCTAATTGTCCTTCAATCACATCTTTTCCGGAGGGCGGTCTTCCCACTAACCTTGTGTCTTTGGATGTCAAAGATTGCAAGAATCTTATGCCAATGTCTGAATGGGGATTGCACAGGCTTGCCTCTCTTAGAAGGCTGACAATTCATGGGATCAGTTCAAATCTTTCTACTTTTCCTGAATGGTTGCTTCCATCAACTCTAGAAACACTCGATGTCGTTCAGTTATCAAATCTGGAATCTCTTTCTCCCTGGATGCAAAATCTCACTTCACTCGAAAATCTGAAGGTCAAGGATTGTCGAAAAGTTCTTTCTTTGCCAAAGGAAGGGGTGCCACCAATGCTATCCTATCTAGAGATAAGTGGATGTCCCTTGCTTGAACAAAACTGTGAGTGGTCCAAGATAGATCATATCCCTTGCATTGTGATGTAG